Within Falsibacillus albus, the genomic segment TCCGTAGCCTGCTAATGCTTCATCTACAGAGTTATCGACGATTTCATATACAAGATGATGCAAGCCTCTGCCATCCGTTGAGCCGATATACATACCCGGCCGTTTGCGGACTGCTTCCAATCCTTCTAATACTTGAATGGCATCATCATTATAGTCGAACAATTGCTGCTTACTGGCCACATACATTCCCCTTTCAAAAACAAAAACAATCACTATACATACGCAAACAAACGTTCGCTTGCTCTGATTTTAGCATAACGTCTATGAATTATTGTAGCGTTTTATAATTTTTTCGCAAATCTATTTTTCTTTTTGCCTGTCGAGACTACAGGAAAAATCCATGATTTTACAGGCAGAATAAACGGAATTGACTCTCTAGCTCAAGAATCCCAATTAGGTTATTTAGTCATGGCATGCTCCACTTTAATACAGCGGTCCATAATAACAGTATAACCTTTTTCTTTCAAGTATTCATACGCCTGCTCATTATATACACCAAGTTGGGCCCAAAATACATCGGCATTTACTTCAGTAAATTCCTTCGCAATGCCAGGCAGAAATTCTGATCTGCGGAATACATTGACAATATCGATGTGCCCTTCTACATCCTTTAAGGATGGGTAGGCCTTTTGGCCGAGGACTTCCCTTACATTCGGATTGACTGGAATGATTTCGTAGCCAGCATCTTGCATTGCTTTGGAGACCGAATGGGAAGTTCGTTCCGGTTGATCACTCAAGCCGATTACTGCAATTCTTTTTGCTTTTTTCAGGATGGTTTTTATTTCATCTCTCGTTGGATTTTGGATTGACATCGGTTATCATACCTCCGTTAGCCTGAATTTGGTTAAATATTCCCTCTATTTTTTAGAGTAAGGCAAGTTTTGCCAATGTGCAAGAAACTTTTGCGTGCGAAGTACCAAAGAAGGATGACAATCTACCCTCAATTCGGGTAAATGTCATCCTTCTATTGGATATTGCATCTATTTCTTGATTAAGCCTTTTTTTATCAAGAAATCCTTAGCAACTTTTTTCGGATCTTCTTTATCAATATCGACTTTTGCATTCATTTCGCTCATCTCGGCTGCACTGATCTTCCCCGCAAGCTGATTAACGACACCTTTTAATTTCGGGAATTTTTTCAAAACATCTTTTCGGACAATCGGAGCTGCATCATATTTTGGGAAAAAACCTTTATCATCCTTGGTCGTTGCCAAATTATAGCGTTGAATCCGTCCATCTGTCGTAAAAGCTGGAATCAGGTCCACATCGCCTTTCTTAACAGCTTCATACATGATGTTTGGATCAAGGCTTTTCTTATCTTTAAATTTAAAACCATACGCATCTACTAAAGCATCATATCCATCCGCTCTTTCATAGAATGTATGAGGGGCGCCGAATGACAGTTTGTCAGCATATGGGACCAAATCTGAAAAGGTTTTTGCATCGATGTTTTGATCCTTTCTATATGCCAATGTATAGGTGTTTTCAAAGCCGAGAGGTTTTAGCCATGCTACATCATATTTTTTGTCATAGCCTTCCCTTACACGCTTTAATACACTTTCAGAAGACTCACCAGGCTTTGCATTTTCCTTTAATACCGCTTCCAAACCTGTCCCGGTGTATTCCACATACATATCTATGTCGCCCTTTTTAATGGCGGGGGTCAATATGGAGACTTCCCCAAGGCCTTCCTTTACTTCAACATTATAATCTGTTTTTGCTTTAATATATTCGGCTAATATTTGTGGGAGTATGTACTGCTCGGTCCATTTCTTCCCGGAGATGACGATGGTATCTTTTTTTCCATTGCCGCATCCAGCCATAAATATGGAGACAATGACTGTACTGATTAAAGCCAAGAGTAATGATTTTTTCAACATAATTCCCCCGTTTATTAATTTTTGAGTCCTTTTGGTGTTGTCGCTTTCTCAATCATCCGTAAAATAAAATCAAATAGAATCGCCAGCAGCGCTGCAGGAAGTGCTCCAGCAAGCACCAAATAATTATTATAGGTTGAAAGCCCCCTATAAATGATATCTCCCAATCCTCCTGCGCCCACGAATGTAGCAAGCGTAGCGACACCAACCGTCAATACAGTAGCTGTCCTAATACCCGCCATCATGACAGGCAAAGAAAGCGGCAGCTCAATCTTTCTTAGTATTTGACCATTTGTCATTCCCATACCTCTCCCGGCTTCGATAATTGCCTGATCGACTCCGACGATGCCGGTATATGTGTTCCGTAAAATCGGCAATAGTGCATAAATGGTCAAGGCAATAATGGCAGTGGCATCCCCAATGCCGATTAATGGGACAAGGAATCCAAATAGAGCCAGACTAGGGATTGTTTGAAAAATAGCGGTGATGCCGATGAATACTTCCGCCACCTTTTCCTGTCGCGAAATGAAAATCCCCAATGGAAGGGAAATCACGATGGCAATCAGGATGGATACAAAAGATAAATATAAATGCTGGACAAGACCTCCGATAATCAGATCGCTCCTGCCTGTGATGGTTTCCCAAAACATTTGAACAGCAGAACTCATACATTAACCTCCTTTTTAATGCCGGCCATTGCCGTGAAAATGTTTTCTTTTTTTACTATTCCCACATATCGACCATGTTCAACGACGGGGATTGATGTCCTGCCAGTCCTATGTATCAGCCTGGCTGCTTCTTTAATATCATCCATCGGCTTTACGTGGAGGTCCGTTAAATGAATAAGGTTCTTAGTCATTGGGTTGCTTTCCATTTCTTCTTTGAAAACTGTCCCTCGGTATTGGCCGTCTACGTCAATGACGCAAATCTCCGATAAGTCATCAGGCATAGATTCTGGCCACGCTTCCAGCTTGGTTGTAAAATCACGTTCAATGGACAGTACTGGAAATTCTTCAATTAGATCCATTAATTTATCGTTTGCAGGCACTTGATTCAGGCGATCCTCTCCGATGAATTGTTCGACGAAGGAGTTGGCCGGCTGCTTGATAAGTTCTTCAGGCGTTGTATACTGCTCGATGCGTCCATCCTTCATGATGGCGATCCTGTCAGCAATCTTGAGTGCTTCGTCGATATCATGTGTGACAAAAACAATCGTTTTTTGAATTTGCCTTTGCAGTGCTTTTAATTCATCCTGTAGCTGTTCCCTGCTTATAGGGTCAAGCGCGCTGAAAGGTTCATCCATTAAAATAATCGGTGGTTCTGCAGCAAGAGCTCGAATTACCCCGACCCTTTGCTGCTGGCCACCGCTTAGCTCCAGCGGGTATTTCTTTTTGAAGATGGATGGTTCCAATCCAACAAGCGTCAATAACTCATCAACTCTTTTTTGATACGCTGCTTTTTCCCATCCTTTTAATTTTGGGATGAGCGCTACATTTTCTTCAATGGTCATGTGAGGCATCAACCCGATTTGTTGTATCACGTATCCGATGCTTCTCCTGAGTTCTACTGGGTCCTTATCCGAGATATTATCCCCATTTATGTATATGTCGCCGCTAGTTGGAATCAAGAGCTTATTAATCATTTTCATCGTCGTTGTTTTCCCGCATCCGCTTGGTCCGATCAAAGCGACTAGCTCTCCTTTTGGAATTTCCAAATCGATTCCTTTAATGGCTGTGTAGCCATCCTTAAATGTCTTTTTTACATCCTTAAAAGTGATCAACAACTTCACCTGCCTTAAAATTTTTCTAGTATATGTTTCCCTTTCGGCAAAAAACGTAAACTTCCTTTCTTTTATCAGAGAAAAGATAATAGGCTGTCACAAAAACAAAGGTTGAATTCTCATGTGACAGCAACCTTTAACATATTTATTAACAGACTGAGAATCTTTAATTTCATAAGACTGCATGTGTGGCAAAAGTAGTTCAAAATTGTTAAAAACATAGGCTCATTGCCTTAAAGATCGCTTGATTTGAGGAGATTTTCAAGGTGATATTTTTGTTAGCATTTCATTTCAGGAATATTTTTACAAGGAGGAATGAAGATGAAAATCAGTCAAACATGCAATAGTAACTTAATCGCTAATTTGAACAAATATGTTCACGATTTACACGCAAACTTATATCCTGAGCATTTCAAAAAATATAATTTTGAGGATAATAAGACTTTCTTTCAAAAAATTATTGATAAAGAAGAGTTTACTTTCCTTCTGTTGGAGGACGATGACGAACCTTTAGGGTATGCTTTTATTGAATTTAAGGCTTATCCTGGTACCACCTTTAAAAAAGCGTATAAATCGGTGTATGTGCATCAAATAAGCATCTCAGAAAACCAAAGAAAAAAAGGTTATGGGTCTAAGCTAATGGACGAAATAACCAATATTGCAAAAGCAAATGGGATTAACAGGATTGAATTGGATTATTGGTTCAATAATGAAATCGCAAAGAGCTTTTATAAGAAGAGAGATTTTGTGAAATATCGAGAATTTGTTTATAAAGATATTTAATATTAATGCTAAATCATAGTCCAAATGACAAAAAAGAGGTGCGAATAGCACCCCTTTTTTTATGTTGTTTATCATTTTAATCTTCTTAACCAAACCCGTTACACAAAAACGAGTCAGCCTTTTGGTTTAATTATTTGGAATCTGATCCATTGTTCTGTCAAAATGGCGGCAATGGTTCCAAGGATCAATCCATTGTTCAAAAGGGATGCAAAGATGATCGGCAATTGCTCCGTCGCTTTTACCGGAATGAACATCGCCCCCACGCCAATGAGCAAGGATACTCCTGAAACTATCCGGGCCAATGGCTTATCGGTTTCTTTATCCAGTTCACTTAAAGCAATCCCCACCATCCTTGAAAAAATCACGAAAGTTACTGCATAGCCCACCGGAGTCGGAATGGCAGCCATGATTCCCATGACGGATGGGAATAAAGAAAGGATGGTGATCATGATAGATCCAAAGATAAATGGCTTGATGGATGTTATAGAAGTCGCTTGAACATATCCGGCAGCCCCGGATATCGGAACAGGTCCAACCGCACCGAAGATTCCTCCTGCAGCTTGGTTGATCCCGGATATAAGACCGGCTTTTTTATAATTGGGACTTGGCCTTTTCCCTGTAATCCGGCCTTGGACCTCCTCCATCACCCGTACGGAAGCGATCATATTAGTGGTTAGGAGGATGGCAACAAATATTGCAGTAGTAATCATTCCACTATCGAATCTTGGCGGTCCAAAAGGGAATATCTGAGGCAATGAAAAGATGGCTCCTCTGTTTAAAGGAATTGAAGGTGCCTCCCCTAAAAAATAAAAGAGTATCCATCCGAGCAGCAAACTGATCAAGATGGAATACTGGCTGATCCATTTCACCTTCAAGCTCCCTAAAAAATAGGTCAAAATAATGACGGCAATGCTCCCAAGGAGGACAGTCGGCTGTACATGCGTTTGTTCATTCGACAGCCCGAGCATGCCCTTCATAAACGATCCGCTCAATTGAAGAATAAGTAATACCAAATAT encodes:
- a CDS encoding CoA-binding protein, with the protein product MSIQNPTRDEIKTILKKAKRIAVIGLSDQPERTSHSVSKAMQDAGYEIIPVNPNVREVLGQKAYPSLKDVEGHIDIVNVFRRSEFLPGIAKEFTEVNADVFWAQLGVYNEQAYEYLKEKGYTVIMDRCIKVEHAMTK
- a CDS encoding glycine betaine ABC transporter substrate-binding protein; amino-acid sequence: MLKKSLLLALISTVIVSIFMAGCGNGKKDTIVISGKKWTEQYILPQILAEYIKAKTDYNVEVKEGLGEVSILTPAIKKGDIDMYVEYTGTGLEAVLKENAKPGESSESVLKRVREGYDKKYDVAWLKPLGFENTYTLAYRKDQNIDAKTFSDLVPYADKLSFGAPHTFYERADGYDALVDAYGFKFKDKKSLDPNIMYEAVKKGDVDLIPAFTTDGRIQRYNLATTKDDKGFFPKYDAAPIVRKDVLKKFPKLKGVVNQLAGKISAAEMSEMNAKVDIDKEDPKKVAKDFLIKKGLIKK
- a CDS encoding ABC transporter permease yields the protein MSSAVQMFWETITGRSDLIIGGLVQHLYLSFVSILIAIVISLPLGIFISRQEKVAEVFIGITAIFQTIPSLALFGFLVPLIGIGDATAIIALTIYALLPILRNTYTGIVGVDQAIIEAGRGMGMTNGQILRKIELPLSLPVMMAGIRTATVLTVGVATLATFVGAGGLGDIIYRGLSTYNNYLVLAGALPAALLAILFDFILRMIEKATTPKGLKN
- a CDS encoding ABC transporter ATP-binding protein; this translates as MITFKDVKKTFKDGYTAIKGIDLEIPKGELVALIGPSGCGKTTTMKMINKLLIPTSGDIYINGDNISDKDPVELRRSIGYVIQQIGLMPHMTIEENVALIPKLKGWEKAAYQKRVDELLTLVGLEPSIFKKKYPLELSGGQQQRVGVIRALAAEPPIILMDEPFSALDPISREQLQDELKALQRQIQKTIVFVTHDIDEALKIADRIAIMKDGRIEQYTTPEELIKQPANSFVEQFIGEDRLNQVPANDKLMDLIEEFPVLSIERDFTTKLEAWPESMPDDLSEICVIDVDGQYRGTVFKEEMESNPMTKNLIHLTDLHVKPMDDIKEAARLIHRTGRTSIPVVEHGRYVGIVKKENIFTAMAGIKKEVNV
- a CDS encoding GNAT family N-acetyltransferase, which encodes MKISQTCNSNLIANLNKYVHDLHANLYPEHFKKYNFEDNKTFFQKIIDKEEFTFLLLEDDDEPLGYAFIEFKAYPGTTFKKAYKSVYVHQISISENQRKKGYGSKLMDEITNIAKANGINRIELDYWFNNEIAKSFYKKRDFVKYREFVYKDI
- a CDS encoding purine/pyrimidine permease, with the protein product MSKYIFGAIQWMAFMIAGSIVAPIAIGDLFHLSPSATAEFVQRTIFVLGISSILQASLGHKLPINEGPAGLWWSVFAIYAGFIGTIYSSSQATLQSLEAGMIVSALVFFLLAGFGLIEKLKNLFTPTATFVYLVLLILQLSGSFMKGMLGLSNEQTHVQPTVLLGSIAVIILTYFLGSLKVKWISQYSILISLLLGWILFYFLGEAPSIPLNRGAIFSLPQIFPFGPPRFDSGMITTAIFVAILLTTNMIASVRVMEEVQGRITGKRPSPNYKKAGLISGINQAAGGIFGAVGPVPISGAAGYVQATSITSIKPFIFGSIMITILSLFPSVMGIMAAIPTPVGYAVTFVIFSRMVGIALSELDKETDKPLARIVSGVSLLIGVGAMFIPVKATEQLPIIFASLLNNGLILGTIAAILTEQWIRFQIIKPKG